TCGTGGCATAGAGTTTGATGAACGATGGTTAGCTAAgttggatccacaagcaaacacaaGACGAGAACTTGGTATCGAGTTGGTCCGCCGTAACCGTGACTGATGGGCCGCTGCTTTAACATCCAATCGACGGCGGAGAGATCGCGCAGCTTATGTTTCTGGCCGTCCGATCGATCACATTACGACCACGGATATCGTTCCTTTCTTGATCCCCAAGGCGAGCGCCCCCCACTTTGTAGTCCTTTCTTTTGTGCCTCACCTTCTTCGTGGGGGTTTCGATCTCCATGGATCCGCCACAGGGGTCGCCGCAGTCGTCGCCGGACGCGCAAGGCTCGCGGCAGCGGCCGATGGATGCGTCGCAGGGTCTTCGGCAGCCGCTGATGGACATACCGCAAGGTTCGCGACAGCCGCGGCAGCAGCAGTATCAGCCGAGGAGGCCAGACCCTCCGTCCGGTGGCGATAGCATCTTCAACGCAGTGGTTACGATTTTCTTGTTCGTGTTGGTAGTGGTAATCGCTCTCAGTGTCATATGAAATCTTTGGTTTGATTTCAGTCAGTCTTCCTTCGGATTTTTAGCGTCTCTACAGTTATTACCGTATCGTGGTTCAGAATGGATTGCAGAATCTTCTACTGATTAGATAGTAAAATGGTCTGGGTAAACCAAACTTGGATCTAATGCTACCATTTGTGGCTTTAGAACATTCATCGGACGCATATTTAGTTCAGATTACATCTTGTAGTGTATGAGTGAACACATGGTTAATCTTCCATTCATGAGTCTTTATATCACTCGGCCTTTTTCGATTTCCCTACGGTGTTCGATATGTGACCATCGGTGGACTCGTCTATAATGTCGATGGTTTATCttccgaaataaattaggggtagGCATAATCATCGAACATTGCAATTAGATGGATGGCTAAGATTGAGAAACCTTCAAACTTCTTGTGAATTACTTTTCGTTTATTGATTTTCACATCAAAGAGTATTTTGGTCATTGAGAAACCTGTTTCTCTTGCATTCTCGATTTTCTCTATTTTGAAGCAAGGTTTAATATACCAGCCCGATACTGATACTGGAAACCTGTGGAACTGGCACATATTGGTCGGTATGGTACTAATTCCTAGTGGTACACCCTGAAAGAAATAGTTCAGAAAAATTGTTTGGTTTTTTGGTGTTTGGATGCCATGTCATGATTGATTGGACTGGTATTTATTGTGGGAGATACTTTTTGTAGGTATTGTTGGTATCATCATCAACAACAGGCTCAAGTCTCTCCATCTTGCATCAAGTTCCTGAAGGTCACGTTGGGGTATATTGGAGGGGTGGTGCCCTTTTAGAGGCAACTACTGATCCAGGTGTGCCTAAAATGAATTGTTCCATGTTTTTATTTTGCTGACCATAGACTGTTTAATAACTTTTTCATTTTTAGGTTTTCATTGGAAGTTGCCATTGATTACCCAGTTTGAACCCATACAAGTGACTATTCAAACTGATCAGGTAACTTTTAATTCCTCATTCGACCAAGTCCATGATATTAAACACGTTAACGAATTCCTTCCCCCATTTGTGAAGAAAGACAAACAAATTTGGGTGCTCTGGTTGCTACTGAACCTTTCCTCAAAAACTGCACCTCAGTTTTCTGATCACTTTGTACCACAACTCCATCCTGTTGTTCGCGGTGGTTCATGGACGCAAGTTGAGCTCTTCTTTTTGACATGTATCTTAAGTTGATATATGCCATTTATCTTTTGGCAAGCAGGTTAGAGACATTCCATGTGGTACCAAAGGTGGTGTTATGATCAGCTTTGATAAGATAGAGGTACACTGGTTGTGCTCGTTGTTTTTTTATTGCTTTTGTTGTATGAGACATTAATCATTTTTCTCTCTATCATGTTTAGTTTGTTCTTTCACCTTTATTTATGATGCTTACATATCTAGCAGGTCGTCAATCGGCTTCGTAAAAGTTTCGTGTATCAGACTTTGCATGAATATGGCGTTTATTATGACAAGACATGGATATATGATAAGATTCATCATGAGATAAATCAGTTTTGCAGTGCTCATTCTCTGCAGCAAGTTTATATTGACATGTTTGATCAGGTAAATAGCAGTTATGATATTTAACGTCTGAGTCATGTCCCAATATTAAAGCAGATGAGTTGCAATTGTTTGGGCTTCGAAACAATTAAATTCTCAGATTGATGAAAAAGTGAAAGATTCCATTCAAGCCGACTGTACACGTTATGCTCCTGGTATTGAGATCATTAGTGTTCGTGTTACAAAACCAAACATCCCTGTGAGCATTAAACGGAATTTTGAACTGATGGAGGAGGAACGCACTAAGGTATTTGCCTTTTCATCTCTATTATAGTCATCGAATTAATGACATGCCACTTTACTGCTTCCCATAGGACAGGAGCAAGTTGCATGTGGTTATCTACATATCGATGGTAATGCACATCAAGTTTCTGACAGCTTTTAAGATGAAAATATTTGGTGGAGAAATTTATAAAGATTTAAGGGATAGTATTTTGGAATGCTTGTAATTTGGCAAACCGGAGATCATTTGTATGCTTTACAGATCTCTTGCACGGATGAGGCTGTAGATTCTGAACTCACTATAGGCTAAAAGGGCCTTATGAATATGTATATGGTGGTAAATTTTTTAGAATTCAAGGTGCAATTATAAAGCATCGATAGACACTGAATAGCATGGACAGTACAAAATATCTTTTCATATGGAGTTGTACTGTTATTGCTACATTTGCAGCCATATACTGCAACACCAATACTGTGGTCCATTTACAAACTCAATAGAAACCTGATCCCTCGACAATCTATAGGGCATTTTCACATAAGCAGTTTGCTACCTAACTGTTAAATTGTCCCTTTTTTTAGGCACTGATAGCCATAGAGAAACAGAAGGTTGCAGAGAAGGAGGCCGAGACTCAGAAAAAGATAGCATTATCAGAAGCAGAGAAGATTGCACAGGTCAGCCAGATTCAAATGGAACAGAAGCTAATGGAAAAGAACAGTGCAAAGAGGCAGGAGGAAATCGAGAATGAGATGTACATTGCACGTGAAAAGAGCCAAGCAGATGCTAACTTTTACAGGTGGGCCACTGTTTGTTGATCGGGTAATTGCTGGTGTGATACTTGTAAATGCTCGGTATTCATGATTTCTTTGCAGAGTGATGAAGGAAGCTGAAGCCAATAGATTGAAGCTCACACCTGAATTTCTTGAGCTCAAATTCATTGAAGCCATTGCAAATAATTCAAAAATTTTCTTCGGGGAGAAGGTTGATGAATGATTAATTGAATCActtatcttttatctttttccctttccatTATAATGGTAGTCTCAAGTATGAGCAAACTGTATGCAGGTACCCAATATGGTAATGGATCAGAGACTATTGGGCAACTATCTCGATGGCATTTCAAAGAAAGGTCGAGGGGATGTATAGAAAAATATGGTGGAACACATCTGCCATTTCATACAGTGGGATAATATGATATGGACTTCAGAGTTAGAATCTCATAATTTTCATGCTTGGAGCACCTACTTTTGGCCTCTCTTTTGTAGTTCATTTCTTTTATTCCATAGTGGACTTGGTTAGACTGCGGTTGTAAATGATTGTTAATATTTTTGCCTTACTTTTTCCGGCATATGCACCGTTTCTGTTTCATGCAAGAAAATATGTTGGCATCCTTCGCGTTGACCATTCTTCGGGTGAAATGAATGATACCAATCATCATGGCTCAGGTTTTCTTTTAATTAGGAAGAAATGTCACTACGTTAATTATTTATCTTGTAGGATTTTACTGGAAAGCTTTTGGTGATTTAGATCCATCGTTTGGACATTAAGTCCGGAACCGGCAGATTTTGTCATGGAGTTCTCTCCCCAAGCTAGCTAGAGATGAGAATAATAGAGTGGATATTGCTCCATCACGATGATCGCTTTGATGATCCTCTTAATTTTGGTCAAATGGCGTACGGAAAGAGGCAACCGAGTGAAGCGTCACTATATGAATTTGTAATCACTGCTGTAATGGCCATCATACATATAACATGGACATGAATACAGTTTGCGATGTTACATAGACATGAATACGTATATCGCTGCGATGTTACATAGACATGAATACGTATATCGCTTTTCAAGGGCAAATGACATGAACACAGTTTACCTATGTCAGCTTGAGATCGACATTATTTAGCACAAGTAATCTCCCCCTGAATTCGAATAGAATAAAAAGGCCCTAAACAGAATTTTCCCTCCAAAATTCTGTTGCTTCCTTTTAAGAGGGAACAAAGCCGATCGGTTTGTCTTTCTCTATTCCGTCtcccaaactcttgaactcctccaTTCCTCCTCGGTCTCTTCTCCGGATCACGCCGCCGCGACCTCCTCTACGACGTGTGGATGTACCGCCGCCGCGACCTCCTCTACACCGGAGAACGCCAAGCGGATCTGTGAACAGTCTTCAATCCGAGTCGATTCCTCGGAGGTACATCCCTTCTTCCCTCTCCCTCTGGTTTCTAGATTTGTTCACGCCCGAATGGCTTTTTCTTGCACTGTTCGGGAAGCAATTCTTCTtcgtttcttctttctcttccacCAAAAAATTTGATGCGGCTTCTGAACCCTGAACTGCAGCTATTTTTCTCGTAATCAGATTTGAGCAGATATTTAGTTGCAACCTTATTATTTCGTTGGTTCTCTTCATCCAGTAGTCGAGATTGACGAGACATTTGTGTGGCGTGATATATTAAGATTTATACGCATAAATAGGAATGTGGTTGGATCAAAAGAAATGTGATAATTCTCACAATGTATAAGCCACAAAAATCAACTTAGGAATGTATCAAAACATAAGGAAAAGGAGGAAATAAAAGCTAAAATTAGAAGAAAAGCTTGACTTTCTTTTCATATGCAGGGAAGTTGAAAGCACTTTCATATGAGTAGCTGCAATAAATAAAAGACCAGTTCCATTTGACAAAAATAAATGTGAAGAAGTACGAAAACAATATGAAAAACCAGAGTTACGGTGGACGAAGACAGAAATTATTTGACAAAATATGATTATAGAAAGTACAAAGCAAATATCATATGAAAATAGctataaaaatgaataaaaaattgcatatgcattaagttgaaaaattaaaaactaGAGTATGATGGACGAagacaaaaattatttgacaaaatatatttatagagcaaaaaatttatgaaaataGGTATAAAAAGGTTTTAAAAAAAGGCAATTGCATTCGTATAACTTTGACAAGAAAAACAGTGCCATGTTAAAATAAAAAGTATTGAAAAATTCAAATGAAAATCCAGTgttaaacaaaaatatatgaaaataggTACTAAaaggcaaaaaaacaaaaaacaattgCATATGTATGACTttgacaaatgaaaaaaaaaggtgttaaattaaaaatattaaaaatgtttGGTAGAAGGAGGGTTTGAATTCCAACCTTAAAAATTAGAGTTATGATTGATGAAgacaaaaattatttgactaAATATAATTCTAGAAATTATAAAGCgaaattatatgaaaatattataaatttgacaaattaaaacCAGAGTTATGATTGATGAagacaaaaattatttgacaaaatataattatagaaagtataaagtaaaaaaaaaaaaaaataggtaTAAAAGGTAAAAACAATTGCGTATGTATATAATGAAAAAAAACAATACTATGATGGAGTAAAAAGGGTAAATTCATGAAAAAAAACTTTTACCTATGAAAATTTCTTATAGGGCACTCTTACTCTAAAAAATTTggaaacaatattttttttaaataataattttacctTATCGTTGGTTGCCCCTTTTGCCTTGCCTTCAGCCAACTAAGCTTGTTAGCCACCACTTTCGTCGTCACTCTTTTCAGAATCTAACATCTTTTGACGATATTGCTTCCTCGGAGTTGGTGGAGGGTGATTTGCTCGCAATAGAGGGGGGCGAATAACCCTCGTGCTAGGGTTATAGTGGAGGGGGCAACTCGACATGTGATGAAGGGAGGCAGTTAGCTCTCGCACAAGGGCTGCAATAGAGGGGTCGACCTTATGTGCATTAGAGGAGGGTTGTCGACTCTTATGTAAGGGTTGCAACAAAGGGGGCAGCCCGGTGCGTGACAGAGGGAGACGACCAACTCTTGCACAAGATGGAGAGAGGTAACCAACTCTCACGCAAGAGTTATAAGTGTGAGGGGTAGCAGACAATGATAGGCTCTCGCATGAGGGTTATAGGTGATGTTGAGACTGTGAAGGCGACGATGAGttcaacgaaaaaaaaaaaaatttttttacgGAATTGgggtgttgttttagaatttttcAAACTAACGATGTTCTTAGAAAAAACTAAGctttatgaaaataaatataaaaaggtATTAAAAAAAAGGCAATTGCATTCGTATAACTTTGACAAGAAAAACAGTGCCATGTTAAAATAAAAAGTATTGAAAAATTCAAATGAAAATCCAGTGTTAAgcaaaaaatatgaaaataggTACTAAAAGGTAAAAAAACAAAAAGCAATTGCATATGTATGACTttgacaaatgaaaaaaaaagtgttaaattaaaaatattaaaaatgtttGGTAGAAGGAGGGTTTGAATTCCATCCTTAAAAACCAGAGTTATGATGGATGAAgacaaaaattatttgactaAATATAATTCTAGAAATTATAAAGcaaaattatatgaaaatattataaatttgacaaattaaaacCAGAGTTATGATTGATGAagacaaaaattatttgacaaaatataattatagaaagtataaagcaaaaaaaaaagaaaataggtaTAAAAAGGTAAAAACAATTGCGTATgtatataaatgaaaaaaaacaaTGCTATGATG
The DNA window shown above is from Musa acuminata AAA Group cultivar baxijiao chromosome BXJ2-4, Cavendish_Baxijiao_AAA, whole genome shotgun sequence and carries:
- the LOC103981425 gene encoding uncharacterized protein LOC103981425 isoform X1; its protein translation is MDPPQGSPQSSPDAQGSRQRPMDASQGLRQPLMDIPQGSRQPRQQQYQPRRPDPPSGGDSIFNAVVTIFLFVLVVVLLVSSSTTGSSLSILHQVPEGHVGVYWRGGALLEATTDPGFHWKLPLITQFEPIQVTIQTDQVRDIPCGTKGGVMISFDKIEVVNRLRKSFVYQTLHEYGVYYDKTWIYDKIHHEINQFCSAHSLQQVYIDMFDQIDEKVKDSIQADCTRYAPGIEIISVRVTKPNIPVSIKRNFELMEEERTKALIAIEKQKVAEKEAETQKKIALSEAEKIAQVSQIQMEQKLMEKNSAKRQEEIENEMYIAREKSQADANFYRVMKEAEANRLKLTPEFLELKFIEAIANNSKIFFGEKVPNMVMDQRLLGNYLDGISKKGRGDV
- the LOC103981425 gene encoding uncharacterized protein LOC103981425 isoform X2, which translates into the protein MDPPQGSPQSSPDAQGSRQRPMDASQGLRQPLMDIPQGSRQPRQQQYQPRRPDPPSGGDSIFNAVVTIFLFVLVLLVSSSTTGSSLSILHQVPEGHVGVYWRGGALLEATTDPGFHWKLPLITQFEPIQVTIQTDQVRDIPCGTKGGVMISFDKIEVVNRLRKSFVYQTLHEYGVYYDKTWIYDKIHHEINQFCSAHSLQQVYIDMFDQIDEKVKDSIQADCTRYAPGIEIISVRVTKPNIPVSIKRNFELMEEERTKALIAIEKQKVAEKEAETQKKIALSEAEKIAQVSQIQMEQKLMEKNSAKRQEEIENEMYIAREKSQADANFYRVMKEAEANRLKLTPEFLELKFIEAIANNSKIFFGEKVPNMVMDQRLLGNYLDGISKKGRGDV
- the LOC103981425 gene encoding uncharacterized protein LOC103981425 isoform X3, which codes for MDPPQGSPQSSPDAQGSRQRPMDASQGLRQPLMDIPQGSRQPRQQQYQPRRPDPPSGGDSIFNAVVTIFLFVLVVVLLVSSSTTGSSLSILHQVPEGHVGVYWRGGALLEATTDPGFHWKLPLITQFEPIQVTIQTDQVRDIPCGTKGGVMISFDKIEVVNRLRKSFVYQTLHEYGVYYDKTWIYDKIHHEINQFCSAHSLQQVYIDMFDQALIAIEKQKVAEKEAETQKKIALSEAEKIAQVSQIQMEQKLMEKNSAKRQEEIENEMYIAREKSQADANFYRVMKEAEANRLKLTPEFLELKFIEAIANNSKIFFGEKVPNMVMDQRLLGNYLDGISKKGRGDV